The following are from one region of the Rosistilla carotiformis genome:
- a CDS encoding DUF1559 domain-containing protein has translation MKRIHPLHGPQRGFTLVELLVVIAIIGILVGLLLPAVQAAREAARRMQCSNNMKQLGLALHNYHDINKRFPPSSIDGNGKIGIFVRLLPFMEQQAMFDQVRYDGNYVQNLPISLNRLDTLLCPSGPQLYSVSTAANEADCYTSHYYGNSGPIGTNGQTGQTYTRDTSRENASFGEYATDGIFQLRSNLRFADILDGTTNTIGIGELSYQKYGFYRAWTRGLYWYNGVALLSSKNHKWPINAAVNGGFTMTFNNGGYGSQHPGGCMMGMMDGSVRFLSETIDMTTYRSAASRASGEVLEL, from the coding sequence ATGAAGCGAATTCATCCCCTTCATGGACCACAGCGAGGCTTTACGCTGGTCGAATTATTGGTGGTGATTGCGATCATCGGCATCCTGGTCGGCTTGCTGCTGCCGGCAGTCCAAGCAGCTCGCGAAGCGGCGCGGCGGATGCAGTGCTCCAACAACATGAAGCAACTCGGTCTCGCGCTGCACAACTACCACGACATCAACAAACGCTTTCCGCCGAGCAGCATCGATGGCAATGGCAAGATCGGGATCTTTGTCCGACTGCTGCCGTTCATGGAACAGCAGGCGATGTTCGACCAAGTCCGCTACGATGGGAACTACGTTCAGAACTTGCCGATTTCACTGAACCGCCTCGACACGCTGTTGTGCCCCAGCGGTCCTCAGCTCTATTCGGTCAGCACCGCAGCAAACGAAGCCGACTGTTACACCAGCCATTACTATGGAAATTCGGGACCTATTGGAACCAACGGCCAGACCGGGCAGACCTACACGCGAGACACATCGCGGGAGAACGCAAGCTTTGGCGAATACGCGACCGATGGCATTTTCCAACTGCGCAGCAACCTTCGCTTCGCAGACATCCTCGATGGCACGACCAACACGATCGGGATCGGCGAACTGTCTTATCAGAAATACGGTTTCTATCGTGCATGGACCCGCGGATTGTACTGGTACAACGGCGTTGCGTTACTGTCCAGCAAGAATCACAAGTGGCCGATCAATGCCGCGGTTAATGGCGGCTTCACGATGACCTTCAACAACGGCGGCTACGGGTCCCAACACCCAGGCGGATGCATGATGGGAATGATGGACGGATCGGTTCGCTTCCTATCCGAAACCATCGACATGACAACTTACCGAAGTGCCGCAAGCCGCGCCTCGGGTGAGGTACTGGAACTATAG